A window of Methanolobus sediminis contains these coding sequences:
- a CDS encoding sulfite exporter TauE/SafE family protein → MLGLGGSLVYVPLFYWLGIDMLIAIPTALLLNGITASSAAITYYRKKMVDLQVAAPFVVTSIIGAPIGAYFTKFVSTEILLWILSIVLIFAGARMLIFGNKGAKNVSTNFTDKKKRSIIGIVLGFVIGFFAGLLGLGGGVFIVPILIALGFETKRASATSAFIVLFSSYSGFFGHLTTGHLDMTLMAYTAIAAFVGGQVGSHLMHSKMKSETIKQMFGVVLWIMAIKIVYGLI, encoded by the coding sequence ATGCTAGGACTTGGGGGTTCCCTTGTATATGTGCCTTTATTTTACTGGCTCGGCATCGATATGCTCATCGCAATACCTACCGCATTGCTTCTCAATGGAATAACTGCCAGTTCAGCGGCAATCACCTATTACAGAAAAAAAATGGTAGACTTGCAAGTGGCAGCTCCATTCGTAGTGACTTCCATCATAGGAGCTCCAATCGGTGCTTACTTTACCAAGTTCGTTTCAACTGAGATACTGCTATGGATACTCAGCATTGTGTTAATCTTTGCCGGAGCACGCATGCTGATTTTTGGAAACAAAGGAGCAAAGAATGTATCAACTAATTTCACGGATAAGAAAAAGAGGTCCATCATTGGTATCGTTCTTGGATTTGTGATAGGTTTTTTTGCGGGACTTCTCGGGCTTGGTGGCGGTGTGTTTATTGTACCGATTTTGATTGCACTTGGGTTTGAGACAAAGCGTGCCTCAGCTACATCAGCTTTCATTGTGTTGTTCTCCTCTTACTCAGGGTTCTTTGGTCACCTGACCACAGGACATCTGGACATGACTCTCATGGCCTATACAGCTATAGCTGCATTCGTAGGAGGACAGGTAGGTTCACATCTAATGCACAGCAAAATGAAATCAGAAACGATCAAACAAATGTTTGGTGTGGTTCTGTGGATAATGGCTATCAAAATAGTTTATGGGTTGATATAA
- a CDS encoding homocitrate synthase/isopropylmalate synthase family protein: MKIYKDYDDLPKIKLPLGQEVSISDSTIRDGAQMPGIVMKSQQKLQIYEYLHKIGIEKLESFVYNERDRKAIKLMMDHGYEFPEVTGWARANPADIDMVLNIDGIEETGILMSVSDPHIVDKMGLTRETAEEKYLNALQYAVDHGLRTRAHIEDMTRADNYDFTFPLIKKIMDIDPDCTIRICDTIGFGIPFMDVDEPFGMPMITKYLKDELNVKNIETHCHDDFGLAVANSIAGYWHGANWSNVTFLGIGERAGNAEMEKLLLFLARRIEGFDKYNLDCLVEFSRFMEREIGIRIPRNKSVVGNNVFAHESGIHSAGVIKNPFTYEPYPPEIVGGKRIFLIGDSSGIEVLRYKVQETLNELMEVNIEIDKNDKRLRAIQTEIQKLYNDEKRVSCISDEEVMAYVKKYFMFNQMVSKDMHRKEDDENGDVSESSGVNEIKPRMHDTID, from the coding sequence ATGAAAATATACAAAGATTATGACGATCTTCCAAAAATCAAATTACCACTGGGGCAGGAAGTATCTATAAGTGACAGCACTATCAGGGATGGGGCACAGATGCCTGGTATTGTCATGAAAAGTCAGCAGAAGCTTCAGATATACGAGTATCTTCACAAGATCGGAATCGAGAAGCTTGAATCTTTTGTTTATAACGAAAGGGATAGAAAAGCCATCAAGCTCATGATGGACCACGGTTACGAGTTCCCTGAGGTCACAGGTTGGGCACGTGCAAACCCTGCGGATATTGATATGGTCCTGAATATAGACGGCATCGAAGAAACAGGTATCTTGATGTCAGTATCAGACCCACACATCGTTGACAAGATGGGACTGACCCGTGAGACCGCTGAGGAGAAATATCTCAATGCACTACAGTATGCAGTTGACCACGGACTTCGCACCAGGGCTCACATCGAGGATATGACTCGTGCAGACAACTATGATTTCACTTTCCCGCTTATTAAGAAGATAATGGACATTGACCCGGATTGTACAATCCGTATCTGTGATACGATTGGTTTTGGAATTCCATTTATGGATGTTGATGAGCCTTTCGGCATGCCAATGATTACAAAATACCTGAAGGATGAGCTCAATGTGAAAAACATCGAGACACACTGCCACGATGATTTCGGTCTTGCAGTTGCTAATTCCATTGCAGGATACTGGCACGGTGCAAACTGGTCTAACGTGACTTTCCTTGGTATCGGTGAGAGAGCAGGTAATGCAGAAATGGAAAAACTCCTGCTGTTCCTTGCAAGGCGTATCGAAGGCTTTGACAAGTATAACCTTGACTGCCTTGTTGAGTTCTCAAGGTTCATGGAAAGGGAGATAGGTATCCGTATTCCAAGAAACAAGTCTGTTGTGGGTAACAACGTATTCGCTCACGAATCAGGTATCCACTCTGCAGGTGTAATCAAAAATCCATTCACTTACGAGCCATATCCACCTGAGATTGTTGGTGGTAAGAGGATATTCCTCATTGGTGACTCATCAGGCATTGAAGTTCTGAGGTATAAGGTTCAGGAGACACTGAACGAGCTTATGGAAGTAAATATAGAGATAGATAAGAACGACAAGCGTCTGCGGGCAATCCAGACAGAGATCCAGAAACTCTATAACGACGAGAAGAGGGTTTCCTGCATATCCGATGAAGAGGTCATGGCTTACGTGAAAAAGTACTTCATGTTCAACCAGATGGTCAGTAAGGACATGCACCGCAAGGAAGACGATGAGAACGGAGATGTCAGTGAGTCTAGTGGTGTTAACGAGATCAAGCCTCGTATGCACGACACAATTGACTAA
- a CDS encoding helix-turn-helix transcriptional regulator, whose translation MRSSLIDTLFLSEKRKDLLLFLKNGTKNSEEIKKAFDYPWKSMIPQINKLVEWDLINYDKGTCTLTAMGNIIVHNMESLLITLNVHERYGDYWLKHDLSPIPQELLYRIGELGECEILEPAIPDIFEQDKEILINIKGSDRIMAFVSVHHPTQLMIYSELMEKGTEIDLIMTEDVYGIVRKEILSETDSLQIENPVFMSLKKEYDKEIENLFSDLRSNIFVHKGNSVPLNLIVTDSFFSLALLDNAGKYNNSMITSSEMSAVLWGKELFEHYMERAEKLTEYEVIKNR comes from the coding sequence ATGCGATCATCACTGATCGACACATTGTTCCTTTCAGAGAAAAGAAAGGATCTACTGTTGTTCCTGAAAAATGGAACGAAAAACTCAGAGGAAATAAAGAAAGCTTTTGATTACCCATGGAAATCTATGATACCACAGATTAACAAGCTTGTTGAGTGGGATCTGATCAATTATGACAAAGGCACCTGTACCCTTACAGCCATGGGGAATATTATAGTCCATAATATGGAAAGTCTTCTGATTACCTTAAATGTCCATGAGAGATACGGAGATTACTGGCTGAAGCATGATCTTAGCCCAATACCGCAAGAGCTTCTTTACAGGATTGGTGAGCTTGGGGAATGTGAGATACTTGAACCGGCCATTCCGGACATATTCGAGCAGGATAAAGAGATACTCATTAACATTAAGGGCTCTGACAGAATAATGGCTTTTGTATCAGTACATCATCCGACACAACTGATGATCTACTCTGAACTAATGGAAAAGGGAACAGAAATAGATCTTATTATGACAGAAGATGTCTACGGAATTGTCAGAAAAGAAATACTATCTGAAACAGATTCTTTACAGATAGAGAATCCGGTATTCATGTCCTTGAAAAAAGAGTACGATAAAGAGATAGAGAATCTATTCAGTGACTTACGTTCAAACATCTTTGTCCACAAAGGAAACTCTGTGCCCCTTAACCTGATAGTAACTGACAGCTTTTTCTCACTGGCACTCCTGGATAATGCAGGCAAATATAACAACTCCATGATCACTAGTTCTGAAATGTCCGCTGTTTTATGGGGAAAAGAATTGTTTGAACATTACATGGAAAGAGCAGAAAAGCTAACGGAATATGAAGTTATAAAAAATAGGTAA
- a CDS encoding FmdE family protein: MIDANDYLETGFIFHGHRCPAMPLGMRIGAAAMNALGVDRSKDKELYLIAETGNDHAAGCFVDGLMTITGCTYGKSNIEKTYYGKMAFTLIDTINQKAIRAYIKPEFFGNMLKSPFVEQRKIGVPPQDIDSEIAEPLINKILSIPEENFLVISPVFDYAFEKKKGVFDTGLCEECGERTFAHKLQDVNGKILCKPCAEK, encoded by the coding sequence ATGATTGACGCAAACGACTATCTTGAAACAGGATTTATTTTTCACGGCCACAGGTGCCCTGCTATGCCACTTGGAATGAGAATCGGAGCTGCTGCTATGAATGCACTTGGCGTTGACAGATCGAAAGATAAAGAGCTCTATCTGATTGCAGAGACAGGAAATGATCATGCAGCAGGATGTTTTGTTGATGGTCTTATGACCATTACCGGTTGTACGTATGGAAAAAGCAATATTGAGAAGACCTACTATGGTAAAATGGCTTTTACACTCATCGATACAATAAATCAGAAAGCAATCAGAGCATACATAAAACCTGAATTCTTTGGTAACATGCTAAAATCCCCATTTGTTGAACAGAGAAAAATAGGTGTACCTCCACAGGACATTGATTCTGAGATCGCTGAACCCCTGATCAACAAAATACTAAGCATACCTGAAGAAAACTTCCTCGTTATCAGTCCGGTTTTCGATTATGCTTTTGAAAAGAAAAAAGGAGTTTTTGATACAGGACTGTGTGAGGAATGCGGTGAACGTACATTTGCTCATAAATTGCAGGATGTTAATGGTAAGATCCTTTGCAAACCCTGTGCTGAAAAATAA
- a CDS encoding NAD(P)/FAD-dependent oxidoreductase: MKMTEYDVIVVGGGPIGSVAARYAALNGAKTLILEDHAFIGTPVGCTGLLSTRAVNECEIDPSDSSILNSVRGAFIHPMHGDCLPIDGKRTKAYVVSRKIFDRKLAAKAVEEDVDLWLKSRVTGIERSQNEQKVSVVKSGEKQVLKAKVIIGADGVRSQVAKWSGLGNVSEVLPGIQAEVPYHSDDTDFVELFVGSQAPGFFGWTVPVNESISRVGMAVDPKYGMSAHRVLENLLTKNKHVVSRYGGGKLDLVMGGIPLGPLDKTYTDGVMIVGDAAGQVKPTSGGGIYTGAVCAKIAGEIAAKAAEQENSSAPFLSEYDKLWRTKLGKELAMGMRIHRFAAGLEDKEIDELIGSMNNPAILDTITRYGDMDHPSILIKKLLHPSKSVHMLKIFRAFAKAVL; the protein is encoded by the coding sequence ATGAAAATGACAGAATATGATGTTATTGTTGTAGGCGGAGGACCAATCGGTTCTGTGGCAGCAAGATATGCTGCATTGAATGGCGCAAAAACACTTATTTTAGAAGATCACGCATTCATTGGTACTCCTGTTGGATGTACCGGACTACTGAGTACAAGAGCAGTCAACGAGTGTGAGATCGACCCATCAGACAGTTCCATACTGAATTCTGTAAGAGGCGCTTTTATTCACCCAATGCATGGAGATTGTCTTCCAATTGATGGCAAAAGAACCAAAGCTTACGTTGTTTCCAGAAAGATATTCGACAGAAAACTTGCCGCGAAGGCTGTTGAGGAGGATGTTGACCTGTGGCTGAAATCAAGAGTTACAGGTATTGAAAGGTCACAAAATGAACAGAAGGTTTCCGTTGTTAAGAGCGGTGAAAAGCAGGTTCTGAAAGCAAAAGTCATAATCGGCGCTGATGGTGTCCGAAGTCAGGTTGCAAAATGGTCCGGACTTGGAAACGTAAGCGAAGTGCTTCCGGGAATTCAGGCAGAAGTACCATATCACAGTGATGACACCGATTTTGTGGAGTTGTTTGTCGGTTCACAGGCACCGGGATTTTTCGGGTGGACTGTTCCGGTCAATGAAAGCATATCCCGCGTTGGAATGGCTGTTGACCCGAAATATGGAATGTCGGCACATCGGGTCCTTGAGAATCTGCTTACTAAAAATAAGCATGTAGTTTCAAGATATGGCGGCGGAAAGCTTGACCTTGTAATGGGAGGAATTCCTCTCGGACCCCTTGATAAGACATATACTGACGGTGTGATGATAGTCGGTGATGCAGCAGGACAGGTCAAACCTACATCAGGTGGTGGCATCTATACCGGAGCAGTATGTGCAAAGATTGCCGGTGAAATCGCCGCAAAGGCTGCAGAACAGGAAAATAGCTCTGCACCATTCCTTTCTGAATACGACAAACTTTGGAGGACAAAACTTGGGAAAGAGCTTGCCATGGGAATGAGAATTCACAGGTTTGCAGCAGGACTTGAAGATAAAGAAATTGATGAATTGATAGGTTCTATGAACAATCCTGCCATCCTTGATACCATAACACGTTACGGTGATATGGATCATCCTTCAATACTGATAAAAAAGTTGCTGCACCCATCTAAATCGGTGCATATGTTAAAGATATTCAGGGCTTTTGCAAAAGCTGTACTCTGA
- a CDS encoding amino acid-binding protein produces the protein MWSILLRKFEKYPAQQKVLKLLFERGFQVNDEGKVTSGAIEIAHTQLAREAGVDRRVVDSTTEVILSDDQLKKIFQNVKSIPFLRDVAPLMGQGVIIITPDDASHKGIISEVSTVIAQHNISIRQAVSDDPFFIDEPKLTIITDTKVPGSIIEDLLKLDSVKSVNIA, from the coding sequence ATGTGGAGTATATTACTTAGAAAATTTGAGAAATACCCGGCCCAGCAAAAGGTCCTGAAGCTTCTTTTTGAGCGTGGTTTCCAGGTTAACGATGAGGGAAAGGTCACCTCAGGTGCCATAGAGATAGCACACACACAACTTGCCAGGGAAGCAGGAGTCGACAGGCGTGTTGTAGATTCCACAACAGAGGTCATACTTTCAGATGATCAGCTAAAAAAGATATTCCAGAACGTAAAATCAATTCCTTTTCTCCGTGATGTAGCTCCTCTCATGGGACAGGGTGTTATTATCATTACTCCTGATGATGCTTCTCATAAGGGAATCATTTCCGAAGTCTCCACAGTTATAGCACAGCATAACATCAGCATAAGACAGGCTGTATCAGATGATCCGTTTTTCATAGACGAACCCAAGCTTACAATAATTACCGATACCAAAGTTCCGGGAAGCATTATTGAAGACCTGCTCAAACTGGATTCTGTAAAAAGCGTAAATATAGCTTAG
- a CDS encoding HAD family hydrolase: MKGVIFDMDNTLFDFVEAKMIACTEVVSFLGAGDPEELFEYFRRETHGFENPENIRDYMLDNGFDPAEKYQKCVTIYETHKINNIKLYPDVRETLEELNEIGLLIGIVTDANSDNARKRLVRTGLEGMIHSLTAHDMTGQKKPDLAPFKYALGTMGLLASETLFVGDSLRRDIMPSKQLGMMAAYAAYGDRNSAMDRTSGDYEPDRTLNNFREVLEIVLEFNENDRI, translated from the coding sequence TTGAAGGGCGTTATTTTTGATATGGACAACACCCTCTTTGACTTTGTAGAAGCAAAGATGATAGCTTGCACAGAAGTTGTCAGTTTTCTTGGTGCAGGTGACCCGGAAGAGCTGTTCGAGTATTTCCGCAGGGAAACCCATGGTTTTGAAAATCCGGAAAATATCAGGGATTACATGCTTGACAATGGATTTGATCCTGCTGAAAAATACCAGAAATGTGTTACAATATATGAAACCCACAAGATCAATAATATCAAACTCTACCCGGATGTAAGGGAAACTCTGGAAGAACTTAACGAAATCGGACTGTTAATTGGAATTGTCACCGATGCCAACAGCGACAATGCAAGAAAAAGACTTGTAAGAACTGGGCTGGAAGGCATGATACACTCACTTACGGCGCATGATATGACAGGCCAGAAAAAACCAGACCTTGCACCATTCAAATATGCTCTTGGCACTATGGGACTTTTAGCATCGGAAACACTTTTTGTTGGTGACAGTCTGAGAAGGGACATCATGCCTTCAAAGCAACTTGGCATGATGGCGGCGTATGCAGCTTATGGTGACCGCAACAGCGCAATGGACAGGACATCAGGTGATTATGAACCTGACAGAACCCTCAACAACTTCCGCGAGGTTCTGGAAATCGTACTTGAATTCAATGAAAATGACAGAATATGA